Proteins from a single region of Companilactobacillus farciminis KCTC 3681 = DSM 20184:
- a CDS encoding dihydrolipoyl dehydrogenase family protein, translating into MSAKFDFDVLYIGAGHGTFDGAAPLAQTGVNVGVIESGLVGGTCPNRGCNAKITLDEPVKMTREAQRMGNILQGNISIDWAKNMEHKQEIIDVLPAGLTKRLEDAGAKVIHGHAKFIDNHTVAIDGDQQVTAEKIVISTGLKPHRLDISGTDLAHDSEDFLNLTKLPDHITIIGSGYIGMEFATIANEAGSKVTVMLHSDKVLRDFYQPYVKKVVDDLKKRGVKFIENSNVKSFEQSDNDYQIHYGNEETLTTDWILDATGRIPNVDNLGLDEIGVKYDETGVLVNDYLQTNVENIYASGDVISSDQPKVTPAAYFESKYLMSLFSGQTTDPIKFPVIPTVVFTSPRIAQAGISVAEGKQKGYQISENDLANYWYYIVDKEPIAHSTQIHDKDGHLVGVTEVSDQAEDAINALLPAIEFKFDRQQVSRLVGLFPTIGYAAWHRA; encoded by the coding sequence ATGTCAGCAAAATTTGATTTTGACGTACTTTATATTGGAGCAGGTCATGGAACTTTTGATGGTGCGGCTCCCTTGGCTCAAACGGGGGTCAATGTCGGTGTTATCGAAAGTGGATTAGTTGGAGGAACTTGTCCTAATCGTGGCTGTAACGCTAAGATAACGCTGGATGAACCAGTGAAAATGACCCGTGAAGCGCAACGAATGGGGAATATTTTACAAGGAAATATTTCCATCGATTGGGCTAAGAATATGGAACACAAACAAGAAATCATTGACGTTTTGCCAGCTGGTTTAACGAAGAGACTGGAAGATGCTGGAGCTAAAGTTATCCATGGTCATGCCAAATTTATCGATAATCATACGGTTGCAATTGATGGCGACCAACAAGTCACAGCTGAAAAAATCGTTATTTCTACAGGTTTAAAGCCACATCGTCTCGATATTTCTGGAACTGATTTAGCACACGACAGCGAAGATTTCTTGAATTTGACGAAATTACCTGATCACATCACAATCATTGGTTCAGGCTATATCGGAATGGAATTCGCTACGATTGCCAATGAAGCTGGTTCAAAAGTTACAGTGATGCTACATTCAGACAAAGTTTTAAGAGATTTTTATCAACCATACGTTAAAAAAGTCGTTGATGATCTCAAAAAGCGTGGCGTAAAATTTATTGAAAACAGTAACGTTAAATCATTCGAACAAAGTGATAATGATTATCAAATTCACTACGGTAACGAAGAAACTTTAACGACTGATTGGATCTTAGATGCCACTGGACGCATTCCTAACGTAGACAATTTGGGCTTAGATGAAATAGGCGTTAAATACGATGAAACTGGCGTTTTGGTAAATGATTATTTGCAAACTAATGTCGAAAATATTTATGCATCCGGAGATGTTATCTCAAGTGATCAACCAAAAGTAACTCCAGCTGCTTACTTTGAATCTAAGTATTTGATGTCACTATTTTCTGGACAAACTACTGATCCAATTAAATTTCCTGTTATTCCGACAGTTGTCTTTACTTCGCCAAGAATTGCCCAAGCGGGAATTTCGGTTGCAGAAGGAAAACAAAAAGGTTATCAAATTAGCGAGAATGATTTAGCAAATTATTGGTACTATATCGTTGATAAAGAACCAATCGCTCACAGTACGCAAATTCATGACAAGGATGGTCACTTAGTTGGTGTCACAGAAGTTAGTGATCAAGCTGAAGATGCTATCAATGCCTTGTTGCCAGCAATTGAGTTCAAATTCGACCGTCAACAAGTTAGCCGTCTAGTTGGCTTATTCCCAACTATTGGATATGCTGCTTGGCATCGTGCTTAG